The following are encoded together in the Lactuca sativa cultivar Salinas chromosome 1, Lsat_Salinas_v11, whole genome shotgun sequence genome:
- the LOC111915375 gene encoding uncharacterized protein LOC111915375, with product MSILGRNRSQTLFYTPPAMRSHNQQPEFCQEEKQVSPQKEDQSESFLNSNSSHNVEMSNLDRFMKMSTPIVTAQHFPKTSIKGWRNEEHYQPYFILDDLWETYTEWSAYGAGVPLVLNEKDYVVQYYTPYISAIQLYIDPSPPFTNSRRAGEQSDSGSSDGSYEGGAAENNPDSVAQSFNKLMLDEHEFRSPHGLLAYEFYEKILPFHRRPLVDKVSDLAKMFPAIRSYRSCDLTPSSWFSVAWYPIYRIPHGPSLHEVESCFLTYHSLSSPVKGMDGDNSNDGGHGHGQLSLPIFGFSVYKFRSCDWIPNVHGVEKVNSLIHSTDNWLRMLGVFHPDFMHFKTRAFLQ from the exons ATGTCGATTTTGGGTCGGAATCGGTCACAGACCTTATTCTACACTCCGCCGGCGATGAGAAGCCACAATCAGCAGCCGGAGTTCTGTCAAGAAGAGAAGCAAGTAAGCCCCCAAAAGGAAGACCAATCGGAGTCTTTTCTGAATAGTAACAGTAGCCATAATGTCGAGATGTCCAATTTGGATCGGTTCATGAAGATGAGTACTCCGATTGTCACTGCTCAGCATTTCCCCAAG ACTAGCATAAAGGGATGGAGAAACGAAGAACATTACCAACCATACTTCATTCTTGATGATCTTTGGGAAACCTACACAGAATGGAGTGCATATGGAGCTGGTGTTCCCCTTGTATTAAATGAAAAAGACTATGTTGTTCAATACTACACCCCTTATATATCCGCTATTCAACTATACATAGACCCATCTCCACCTTTCACAAACTCAAG GAGGGCAGGTGAGCAAAGTGATTCTGGTAGTAGTGATGGGAGTTATGAAGGAGGGGCAGCTGAAAATAATCCTGATTCTGTTGCACAAAGTTTTAATAAACTTATGCTTGATGAACATGAATTTAGAAGCCCACATGGGCTTCTtgcttatgaattttatgagaaGATCTTACCTTTTCATCGTAGGCCTTTGGTTGACAAG GTTTCGGATCTTGCAAAAATGTTTCCCGCGATAAGATCTTACCGCAGCTGTGATTTGACTCCATCGAGTTGGTTTTCTGTTGCATg gTATCCGATATATAGAATACCGCACGGGCCATCTCTTCATGAAGTTGAGAGTTGTTTCTTGACCTATCATTCTCTCTCATCTCCCGTAAAAG GCATGGATGGAGATAATTCAAATGATGGGGGACATGGACATGGACAACTTTCATTGccaatttttggattttctgttTACAAGTTCAGGAGTTGTGACTGGATTCCAAATGTTCATGGAGTTGAAAAAGTCAACTCTCTCATACATTCAACTGACAATTGGCTTCGCATGTTGGGTGTATTCCACCCTGATTTCATGCATTTTAAAACCCGTGCTTTTTTACAGTGA